One window from the genome of Emys orbicularis isolate rEmyOrb1 chromosome 22, rEmyOrb1.hap1, whole genome shotgun sequence encodes:
- the C22H1orf50 gene encoding uncharacterized protein C1orf50 homolog: MADRGETDRTGGRAPPPPIIATPTRQSHAPRIRAAPARQSHAPQSLAPIVTAPSAAEHSLGAAPPTRQAPPTERSAPPALPGAERGLYPPPPGPGRCLTGALSAGAAVALVERGAGRGADPGELVALAQQVQQADEFIRANACNRLTVIAEQIRYLQEQARKVLDEANRDADLHHVACNIVKKPGNIYYLYRRESGQRYFSILSPKEWGTSCPHEFLGAYKLQHDMSWTSSENIEKRDAEISILDKLLSQQAVLPQCTEPNFQGLTK; encoded by the exons ATGGCCGACCGGGGAGAGACGGACAGGACCGGCGgcagagccccgccccctcccatcaTAGCCACGCCCACCCGGCAGAGCCACGCCCCTCGGATCAGAGCCGCGCCTGCCCGGCAGAGCCACGCCCCTCAGAGCCTTGCCCCTATCGTCACAGCCCCGTCCGCAGCAGAGCACAGCCTTGGCGCGGCCCCGCCCACTCGGCAGGCCCCGCCCACAGAGCGCTCAGCCCCGCCCGCGCTGCCGGGC GCTGAGCGCGGGctgtatcccccccccccggggccgggCCGCTGTCTAACGGGCGCTCTCTCCGCAGGAGCCGCTGTGGCGCTGGTGGAGCGCGGCGCCGGCCGGGGCGCGGACCCGGGCGAGCTCGTGGCTCTGGCGCAGCAGGTGCAGCAG GCAGATGAATTCATCCGAGCTAATGCCTGCAACAGATTGACTGTCATAGCTGAGCAAATCCGGTATCTGCAGGAGCAGGCCCGGAAG GTCTTGGACGAAGCTAACAGAGATGCTGATCTTCATCATGTAGCCTGCAATATTGTGAAGAAACCAGGAAACATCTACTACCTGTACAGGCGGGAAAGTGGCCAGAGATACTTTTCCATCCTTTCTCCTAAG GAATGGGGGACCAGTTGCCCACATGAGTTCCTTGGTGCCTATAAGCTTCAGCACGACATGTCCTGGACTTCATCCGAGAACATTGAGAAACGAGATGCTGAAATTAGCATCCTTGACAAGCTGCTGAGCCAGCAGGCAGTGTTGCCTCAGTGTACGGAGCCCAACTTCCAAGGCCTCACCAAATGA